In Odontesthes bonariensis isolate fOdoBon6 chromosome 9, fOdoBon6.hap1, whole genome shotgun sequence, the following proteins share a genomic window:
- the slc13a5b gene encoding Na(+)/citrate cotransporter isoform X2, protein MGFFRYISSVKNGLILFTAPCILLPLPLVIGTSEAECAYVIILMAVYWCTEVLPLAVTALLPALLFPLFGIMQSKDVCMQYLKDTNLLFVGGLMVAVAVEHWNLHKRIALRVLLLVGVRPALLMLGFMGVTAFLSMWISNTATTAMMVPIVQAVLQQLNTSETEVPQILSSDEQVQTSDTDSKCPTQTEKQNEGQGPVVVTFLDASTEVAKHKEAAERQRMCKGMTLCVCYAASIGGTATLTGTGPNLVLNGQMNQLFPDNGDVINFASWFGFAFPNMIIMLILAWLWLQFVFIGFNFKKTWGCGAVKTEKEIAAYNVIVEEHRGLGSMSFGEISVLSLFTLLVLMWFTRDPGFVDGWATNIFNSKAEYVTDATVAIFVAVLLFVLPSEPPRFCSRMNRSFDTAPHQSSGPTTSLLTWKVAQKKLPWGIVLLLGGGFALAKGSEESGLSKWMGDQMTPLQTIPPWAIAIILCLLIATFTECTSNVATATLFLPVLASMSQSIGMNPLYVMVPCTLSASFAFMLPVATPPNAIVFSYGYLKVADMAKTGIVMNIIGILCVTLSINSWGRAIFHLDTFPSWANVTGV, encoded by the exons gAGGCAGAATGTGCCTATGTGATCATCCTGATGGCAGTGTACTGGTGCACAGAAGTACTTCCTCTGGCTGTGACAGCACTTCTCCCAGCTCTCCTTTTCCCTTTGTTTGGCATAATGCAGTCCAAAGAT GTGTGTATGCAGTACCTGAAGGACACAAACTTGTTGTTTGTGGGAGGGCTGATGGTCGCTGTGGCCGTGGAGCACTGGAATCTGCACAAGCGCATTGCTTTGAGAGTGCTACTTTTGGTCGGTGTGCGTCCAGCACT TCTGATGCTGGGTTTCATGGGTGTTACTGCGTTCTTATCCATGTGGATCAGTAACACGGCTACAACCGCCATGATGGTGCCTATTGTCCAAGCAGTGCTACAGCAGCTCAACACCAGTGAGACAGAAGTACCTCAAATCCTCAGCTCAGACGAGCAGGTCCAGACATCAGACACTGACAGCAAATGTCCGACACAGACAGAGAAACAGAATGAGGGACAGG GCCCAGTGGTGGTGACTTTCTTAGATGCCTCAACAGAGGTTGCCAAGCACAAGGAGGCAGCAGAAAGACAGAGAATGTGTAAAGGGATGACCCTGTGTGTTTGTTATGCTGCCAGCATTGGTGGCACAGCCACACTGACAGGAACTGGCCCCAATCTGGTCCTAAATGGCCAGATGAACCA ACTGTTTCCTGATAATGGGGACGTGATTAATTTTGCTTCCTGGTTTGGCTTCGCCTTCCCAAACATGATCATCATGCTCATATTGGCCTGGCTTTGGCTGCAGTTTGTCTTCATTGGATTCAA CTTTAAGAAGACCTGGGGCTGCGGGGCTGTGAAGACAGAGAAGGAGATTGCGGCCTATAATGTGATTGTTGAGGAGCATCGTGGCTTGGGGTCCATGTCTTTTGGAGAAATAAGTGTCCTGAGTCTCTTTACTTTGTTGGTGCTCATGTGGTTCACAAGGGATCCAGGTTTTGTCGACGGCTGGGCAACAAATATCTTCAACTCCAAAGCAGA GTATGTGACAGATGCCACAGTGGCGATTTTTGTGGCTGTCCTTCTCTTCGTTCTGCCCTCTGAACCTCCACGTTTTTGTTCACGGATGAATCGTAGTTTTGACACAG CCCCTCATCAGTCTTCTGGACCAACGACATCTCTCCTCACCTGGAAAGTTGCCCAAAAGAAGTTACCATGGGGCATTGTGCTACTTCTCGGAGGAGGTTTTGCTCTGGCAAAAGGAAGTGAA GAATCAGGACTTTCAAAATGGATGGGAGATCAGATGACTCCCCTGCAAACTATCCCTCCCTGGGCAATTGCTATCATCTTATGTCTACTCATTGCTACCTTCACAGAGTGCACAAGTAATGTGGCCACTGCGACTCTCTTCCTACCTGTCTTAGCTTCAATG TCTCAATCCATTGGAATGAATCCGCTGTACGTCATGGTGCCTTGTACTCTGAGTGCCTCTTTTGCCTTCATGCTGCCTGTTGCCACCCCGCCAAATGCCATAGTCTTCTCCTATGGATACCTCAAGGTTGCGGACATG GCTAAGACAGGAATAGTCATGAACATCATCGGCATCCTGTGTGTTACACTGTCCATTAACAGCTGGGGCAGGGCCATATTTCACCTGGACACCTTCCCTTCATGGGCCAACGTCACAGGGGTGTGA
- the slc13a5b gene encoding Na(+)/citrate cotransporter isoform X1, giving the protein MGFFRYISSVKNGLILFTAPCILLPLPLVIGTSEAECAYVIILMAVYWCTEVLPLAVTALLPALLFPLFGIMQSKDVCMQYLKDTNLLFVGGLMVAVAVEHWNLHKRIALRVLLLVGVRPALLMLGFMGVTAFLSMWISNTATTAMMVPIVQAVLQQLNTSETEVPQILSSDEQVQTSDTDSKCPTQTEKQNEGQGEPLSTFSKMLYAKKEKRKMCKIVTFSIWRTVVQVTLSFFIPPSLFKGPVVVTFLDASTEVAKHKEAAERQRMCKGMTLCVCYAASIGGTATLTGTGPNLVLNGQMNQLFPDNGDVINFASWFGFAFPNMIIMLILAWLWLQFVFIGFNFKKTWGCGAVKTEKEIAAYNVIVEEHRGLGSMSFGEISVLSLFTLLVLMWFTRDPGFVDGWATNIFNSKAEYVTDATVAIFVAVLLFVLPSEPPRFCSRMNRSFDTAPHQSSGPTTSLLTWKVAQKKLPWGIVLLLGGGFALAKGSEESGLSKWMGDQMTPLQTIPPWAIAIILCLLIATFTECTSNVATATLFLPVLASMSQSIGMNPLYVMVPCTLSASFAFMLPVATPPNAIVFSYGYLKVADMAKTGIVMNIIGILCVTLSINSWGRAIFHLDTFPSWANVTGV; this is encoded by the exons gAGGCAGAATGTGCCTATGTGATCATCCTGATGGCAGTGTACTGGTGCACAGAAGTACTTCCTCTGGCTGTGACAGCACTTCTCCCAGCTCTCCTTTTCCCTTTGTTTGGCATAATGCAGTCCAAAGAT GTGTGTATGCAGTACCTGAAGGACACAAACTTGTTGTTTGTGGGAGGGCTGATGGTCGCTGTGGCCGTGGAGCACTGGAATCTGCACAAGCGCATTGCTTTGAGAGTGCTACTTTTGGTCGGTGTGCGTCCAGCACT TCTGATGCTGGGTTTCATGGGTGTTACTGCGTTCTTATCCATGTGGATCAGTAACACGGCTACAACCGCCATGATGGTGCCTATTGTCCAAGCAGTGCTACAGCAGCTCAACACCAGTGAGACAGAAGTACCTCAAATCCTCAGCTCAGACGAGCAGGTCCAGACATCAGACACTGACAGCAAATGTCCGACACAGACAGAGAAACAGAATGAGGGACAGGGTGAGCCCTTGTCAACATTCAGTAAAATGTTGtatgcaaagaaagaaaaaaggaaaatgtgcaAGATCGTGACTTTTTCTATTTGGAGAACTGTGGTGCAAGTAACTCTTTCATTCTTCATTCCTCCCTCTTTGTTTAAAGGCCCAGTGGTGGTGACTTTCTTAGATGCCTCAACAGAGGTTGCCAAGCACAAGGAGGCAGCAGAAAGACAGAGAATGTGTAAAGGGATGACCCTGTGTGTTTGTTATGCTGCCAGCATTGGTGGCACAGCCACACTGACAGGAACTGGCCCCAATCTGGTCCTAAATGGCCAGATGAACCA ACTGTTTCCTGATAATGGGGACGTGATTAATTTTGCTTCCTGGTTTGGCTTCGCCTTCCCAAACATGATCATCATGCTCATATTGGCCTGGCTTTGGCTGCAGTTTGTCTTCATTGGATTCAA CTTTAAGAAGACCTGGGGCTGCGGGGCTGTGAAGACAGAGAAGGAGATTGCGGCCTATAATGTGATTGTTGAGGAGCATCGTGGCTTGGGGTCCATGTCTTTTGGAGAAATAAGTGTCCTGAGTCTCTTTACTTTGTTGGTGCTCATGTGGTTCACAAGGGATCCAGGTTTTGTCGACGGCTGGGCAACAAATATCTTCAACTCCAAAGCAGA GTATGTGACAGATGCCACAGTGGCGATTTTTGTGGCTGTCCTTCTCTTCGTTCTGCCCTCTGAACCTCCACGTTTTTGTTCACGGATGAATCGTAGTTTTGACACAG CCCCTCATCAGTCTTCTGGACCAACGACATCTCTCCTCACCTGGAAAGTTGCCCAAAAGAAGTTACCATGGGGCATTGTGCTACTTCTCGGAGGAGGTTTTGCTCTGGCAAAAGGAAGTGAA GAATCAGGACTTTCAAAATGGATGGGAGATCAGATGACTCCCCTGCAAACTATCCCTCCCTGGGCAATTGCTATCATCTTATGTCTACTCATTGCTACCTTCACAGAGTGCACAAGTAATGTGGCCACTGCGACTCTCTTCCTACCTGTCTTAGCTTCAATG TCTCAATCCATTGGAATGAATCCGCTGTACGTCATGGTGCCTTGTACTCTGAGTGCCTCTTTTGCCTTCATGCTGCCTGTTGCCACCCCGCCAAATGCCATAGTCTTCTCCTATGGATACCTCAAGGTTGCGGACATG GCTAAGACAGGAATAGTCATGAACATCATCGGCATCCTGTGTGTTACACTGTCCATTAACAGCTGGGGCAGGGCCATATTTCACCTGGACACCTTCCCTTCATGGGCCAACGTCACAGGGGTGTGA